From Streptomyces sp. NBC_01460, a single genomic window includes:
- the hisC gene encoding histidinol-phosphate transaminase — MSETSPKLRAELDGVPAYVPGKPAAAGGPVAFKLSSNENPYPPLPGVMESVLAAAAGFNRYPDMACTGLMNELADRFGVPVSHLATGTGSVGVAQQLLQATSGPGDEVIYAWRSFEAYPIITQISGATSVKVPLTAGEVHDLDAMAGAITDRTRMIFVCNPNNPTGTVVRRAELERFLDRVPDDVLVVLDEAYKEFIRDADVPDGIEIYRDRPNVAVLRTFSKAYGLAGLRVGFAVAHEPVAAALRKTAVPFGVSQVAQDAAVSSLRAEDELLGRVGSLVGERARVYEGLVRQGWTVPESQANFVWLRLGDRTLDFAGACERAGVVVRPFAGEGVRVTIGEAEANDVFLKVTESFRQER; from the coding sequence GTGAGCGAGACGAGCCCCAAGCTGCGCGCCGAGCTGGACGGCGTCCCTGCGTATGTGCCGGGCAAGCCGGCCGCGGCGGGAGGACCGGTTGCCTTCAAGCTTTCCTCGAACGAGAACCCGTACCCGCCGTTGCCGGGCGTCATGGAGTCGGTGCTCGCCGCGGCCGCCGGCTTCAACAGGTACCCGGACATGGCCTGCACCGGCCTGATGAACGAGCTCGCCGACCGTTTCGGTGTGCCGGTCTCCCATCTCGCCACCGGCACGGGTTCGGTCGGCGTCGCCCAGCAGCTGCTTCAGGCCACCTCGGGACCCGGCGACGAGGTGATCTACGCCTGGCGGTCGTTCGAGGCGTACCCGATCATCACGCAGATCAGCGGCGCCACGTCGGTCAAGGTGCCGCTGACCGCCGGTGAGGTGCACGATCTCGACGCCATGGCCGGCGCGATCACCGACCGGACCCGGATGATCTTCGTCTGCAACCCGAACAACCCGACCGGGACCGTGGTGCGCCGGGCGGAGCTGGAGCGGTTCCTGGACCGTGTGCCGGACGACGTCCTGGTGGTGCTCGACGAGGCGTACAAGGAGTTCATCCGCGACGCCGACGTGCCGGACGGCATCGAGATCTACCGTGACCGGCCCAACGTCGCGGTGCTCCGTACCTTCTCCAAGGCGTACGGCCTGGCGGGTCTGCGGGTCGGCTTCGCGGTGGCGCACGAGCCGGTGGCGGCGGCGCTGCGCAAGACCGCCGTCCCGTTCGGCGTCAGTCAGGTCGCCCAGGACGCCGCGGTCTCCTCGCTGCGCGCCGAGGACGAGCTGCTGGGGCGGGTCGGGTCGCTGGTGGGCGAGCGCGCCCGCGTGTACGAGGGGCTGGTGCGGCAGGGCTGGACCGTCCCCGAGTCGCAGGCGAACTTCGTCTGGCTGCGCCTCGGGGACCGCACGCTCGACTTCGCCGGTGCCTGCGAGCGCGCCGGTGTGGTCGTACGGCCGTTCGCCGGGGAGGGCGTGCGGGTCACGATCGGGGAGGCCGAGGCCAATGACGTGTTCCTGAAGGTGACCGAATCGTTCCGGCAGGAGCGGTAG
- a CDS encoding LacI family DNA-binding transcriptional regulator: MTAAGKHQVSRTETPRRSGRQGRAGIRDVAAAAGVSITTVSDALNGKGRLPDATRRHVREVAERLGYRPSAAARTLRTGKSGLIGLTVTTYGDEPFTFTEFAYFAEMARAATSAALARGYALVILPATSRHDVWSNVALDGTVVIDPSDQDPVVTELVRQGLPVVSDGRPAGTLPVTAWVDNDHRAAVLDLLDHLAAAGARRIGLLTGTTTDTYTRLSTTAYLHWCERVGQDPVYESYPAHDPCAGAVAADRLLARPDRPDAVYGLFDPNGTDLLAAARRYGLRVPEDLLLVCCSESTVYASTEPPITTLSLKPRRIGTAVVQLLIDAIEGVEHDGPVEQVIPTELIVRTSSQRRPPRTTVSPPRSPAGD; encoded by the coding sequence ATGACAGCAGCAGGGAAGCACCAGGTGAGCCGGACAGAGACGCCCCGGCGCAGCGGCCGACAGGGACGGGCGGGGATCCGGGATGTAGCCGCGGCGGCCGGGGTCTCCATCACGACCGTGTCCGACGCGCTCAACGGCAAGGGCAGGCTCCCGGACGCCACCCGCCGCCATGTCCGCGAGGTCGCCGAACGGCTGGGCTACCGCCCGTCCGCGGCGGCCCGTACCCTCCGCACCGGCAAGTCGGGGCTCATCGGCCTGACCGTGACCACGTACGGGGATGAACCTTTCACCTTCACCGAGTTCGCGTACTTCGCGGAGATGGCGAGAGCCGCCACATCGGCGGCTCTCGCCCGCGGCTACGCCCTCGTGATCCTTCCGGCCACCTCGCGCCACGACGTCTGGTCGAACGTCGCACTCGACGGAACGGTCGTCATCGACCCCTCCGACCAGGACCCGGTGGTCACCGAACTCGTGCGCCAGGGCCTGCCCGTCGTCTCCGACGGACGCCCGGCCGGCACGCTGCCGGTCACCGCCTGGGTCGACAACGACCACCGGGCCGCCGTCCTGGACCTCCTGGACCATCTCGCGGCCGCCGGGGCCCGCCGTATCGGGCTGCTGACCGGCACCACCACCGACACGTACACCCGGCTCTCCACCACCGCCTACCTCCACTGGTGCGAGCGGGTCGGCCAGGATCCGGTCTACGAGTCCTATCCGGCCCACGACCCCTGCGCGGGTGCCGTCGCCGCGGACCGCCTCCTCGCCCGCCCCGACCGTCCGGACGCCGTCTACGGGCTCTTCGACCCCAACGGCACCGATCTGCTCGCCGCCGCGCGCCGCTACGGTCTGCGGGTCCCCGAGGACCTCCTGCTGGTCTGCTGCAGCGAGTCCACGGTGTACGCGTCGACCGAACCCCCCATCACGACACTCTCGCTGAAGCCCCGCAGGATCGGCACGGCGGTCGTCCAGCTCCTCATCGATGCCATCGAAGGAGTCGAACACGACGGGCCGGTGGAGCAGGTGATACCGACGGAGCTCATCGTCCGGACGTCCTCGCAGCGGCGTCCTCCGCGCACCACCGTCAGCCCGCCTCGATCGCCCGCCGGGGATTGA
- a CDS encoding cytochrome ubiquinol oxidase subunit I encodes MDLALAPETLARWQFGITTVYHFLFVPLTISLAALTAGLQTAWVRTENEKYLRATKFWGKLFLINIAMGVVTGIVQEFQFGMNWSDYSRFVGDVFGAPLAFEALIAFFFESTFIGLWIFGWDKLPKKIHLACIWMVSIGTVLSTFFILAANSWMQHPVGYRINKERGRAELTDFWHVLTQNTALAQFFHTITAAFLVGGAFMVGIAAFHLARKRHIPVMRTSLRVGLVTVVIAGLLTAVSGDVLGKVMFKQQPMKMAAAEALWEGEDGAPFSVFAVGDVAEGHNTVEISIPGILSFLADDSFTSYVPGINDINKAEQEKYGPGDYRPNIPVAFWSFRWMIGFGMASFGLGLLGLWLTRRKFLLPEALRTGEDEVPNLVLFKNKVLSPKLARLYWITALWTMLFPLIANSWGWIFTEMGRQPWVVYGVFQTRDAVSPGVSQGEILTSMIGFTALYAVLAVVEVKLLLKYVKAGPPELTEADLNPPTRIGGHDQDADRPMAFSY; translated from the coding sequence GTGGATCTTGCTCTGGCACCGGAGACCCTGGCGCGATGGCAGTTCGGCATCACCACCGTCTACCACTTCCTGTTCGTCCCGCTGACGATCTCCCTCGCCGCGCTGACCGCCGGCCTGCAGACCGCCTGGGTGCGCACGGAGAACGAGAAGTACCTCAGAGCGACGAAGTTCTGGGGCAAGCTCTTCCTGATCAACATCGCGATGGGTGTGGTCACCGGCATCGTGCAGGAGTTCCAGTTCGGCATGAACTGGTCCGACTACTCGCGGTTCGTCGGTGACGTCTTCGGCGCCCCGCTCGCCTTCGAGGCGTTGATCGCGTTCTTCTTCGAGTCCACCTTCATCGGACTGTGGATCTTCGGCTGGGACAAGCTGCCGAAGAAGATCCACCTCGCCTGCATCTGGATGGTGTCCATAGGCACCGTCCTCTCCACCTTCTTCATCCTGGCCGCCAACTCCTGGATGCAGCACCCGGTCGGCTACCGCATCAACAAGGAGCGCGGGCGCGCGGAGCTCACGGACTTCTGGCACGTGCTCACGCAGAACACCGCGCTCGCCCAGTTCTTCCACACGATCACGGCGGCCTTCCTGGTGGGCGGCGCCTTCATGGTGGGCATCGCCGCCTTCCACCTGGCGCGCAAGAGGCACATCCCCGTCATGAGGACCTCGCTGAGGGTAGGGCTGGTCACGGTGGTGATCGCCGGACTGCTCACCGCCGTCAGCGGAGACGTGCTCGGCAAGGTGATGTTCAAGCAGCAGCCCATGAAGATGGCCGCGGCCGAGGCCCTGTGGGAGGGCGAGGACGGGGCGCCCTTCTCGGTCTTCGCGGTCGGCGACGTCGCCGAGGGGCACAACACCGTCGAGATCTCGATCCCGGGCATACTCTCCTTCCTCGCGGACGACAGCTTCACCTCCTACGTCCCCGGCATCAACGACATCAACAAGGCGGAACAGGAGAAGTACGGTCCCGGCGACTACCGGCCCAACATCCCGGTGGCGTTCTGGAGCTTCCGCTGGATGATCGGCTTCGGCATGGCGTCGTTCGGGCTCGGTCTGCTCGGGCTGTGGCTCACACGAAGGAAGTTCCTGTTGCCGGAGGCGTTGCGCACCGGCGAGGACGAGGTGCCGAATCTGGTCCTCTTCAAGAACAAGGTGCTGAGCCCGAAGCTCGCCAGGCTCTACTGGATCACCGCGCTGTGGACCATGCTCTTCCCGCTGATCGCCAATTCCTGGGGCTGGATCTTCACCGAGATGGGACGCCAGCCCTGGGTGGTCTACGGCGTGTTCCAGACCCGTGACGCGGTCTCGCCGGGGGTGTCGCAGGGAGAGATCCTCACGTCCATGATCGGCTTCACGGCGCTCTACGCGGTGCTCGCCGTCGTCGAGGTCAAGCTCCTCCTGAAGTACGTCAAGGCCGGACCGCCCGAGCTCACCGAGGCCGACCTCAACCCGCCCACCCGGATCGGCGGCCACGACCAGGACGCCGACCGGCCGATGGCCTTCTCCTACTGA
- the cydD gene encoding thiol reductant ABC exporter subunit CydD — MKPIDPRLLRYARATRFFLAAVVALGLVGAALVIAQAMLVAEVVVGGFQDGLTAAGLRTPLLLLAAVALGRALVAWLTELAAHRASSAVKSELRGRLMERASGLGPEWLSGQRTGSLIALATRGVDALDDYFSRYLPQLGLAVVVPVAVLARIVTEDWVSAAIIMVTLPLIPLFMILIGWATQSRMDHQWRLLSRLSGHFLDVVAGLPTLKVFGRAKAQAESIRTITSQYRRATLKTLRIAFLSSFALELLATLSVALVAVTIGMRLVHGELDLYTGLVILILAPEAYLPIRQVGAQYHAAAEGLSAAEEIFAVLETEPAAKGSQDVPQTLRLELEGVTVRHEGRAEPSLDRASLVVEQGETVALVGPSGIGKSTLLDVVLGFTTPDEGRVRVGGTALSAVSPERWREQIAWVPQRPHLFAGTIAENVRLARPDAEDEAVVTALREAGAYDFVEALPEGTGTLLGEDGAGLSAGQRQRLALARAFLADRPLLLLDEPTASLDGETEAGIVDAVRRLAVGRTVLLVVHRPALLSVADRVVALEPVASGALPGRLGPERGTAPGAEHAAAQDVPTVRGSADGTGNAGAMEPVLRDTTPGAGGRVLARVREAAGSQHRKLGLALMLGSLAVGSSVGLMAVSGWLISRASEQPPVLYLMVAVTATRAFGMGRAVFRYAERLVSHDAVLRMLAKLRVSVYRGLERIAPAGLRTTRRGDLLSRLVSDVDTLQDYWLRWLLPVGTALGVGAGAVAFTTWMLPEAGAVLAAGLLLAGVGVPWLSGACARRAERRLAPARAALAVRVADLLGGTAELTVAGALPARREQVRAADTVLTRIAARAAAATALGGGLSALICGLTVVGAAVVALPAVFTGRLEGVELAVVVLTPMAAFEAVTGLPLAVQYRRRVRSSAERVFEVLDAPVPVAEPVEPAQAPASPFPLDVRGLSARYGGAERDALHSVDLTLHAGRRIAVVGTSGSGKTTLAQILLRFLDAREGTYRLGGVDASALDADTVRTFVGLCAQDAHVFDSSVRENLRLARTGATDGELRDALAAARLLDWAESLPDGLDTMVGEHGARLSGGQRQRLALARAILADFPVLVLDEPAEHLDLATADALTADLLAATEGRTTVLITHRLAGLEAVDEVLVLDGGHVVQQGPYAELAAQDGPLHRMLAREQEPVRTGVERMRPVGAVPVRT; from the coding sequence GTGAAACCGATCGACCCGCGTCTTCTCCGGTACGCCCGGGCCACACGGTTCTTCCTTGCGGCCGTCGTGGCGCTGGGCCTGGTCGGAGCGGCCCTGGTCATCGCTCAGGCCATGCTCGTCGCCGAGGTGGTGGTGGGCGGGTTCCAGGACGGCCTGACGGCTGCCGGACTCCGCACACCCCTCCTTCTGCTGGCCGCCGTCGCGCTGGGCAGGGCGTTGGTGGCCTGGCTGACCGAACTCGCCGCACACCGGGCGAGTTCCGCGGTCAAGTCCGAACTGCGCGGCCGGCTCATGGAGCGGGCCTCCGGGCTGGGCCCGGAGTGGCTGAGCGGGCAGCGCACCGGGTCGCTGATCGCTCTGGCCACCCGGGGCGTCGACGCCCTCGACGACTACTTCTCGCGCTACCTCCCCCAGCTCGGTCTCGCGGTCGTCGTGCCCGTGGCGGTGCTGGCCCGGATCGTCACCGAGGACTGGGTCTCCGCGGCGATCATCATGGTGACGCTGCCGCTGATCCCGCTCTTCATGATCCTGATCGGCTGGGCCACCCAGTCCCGGATGGACCATCAGTGGAGGCTGCTGTCACGGCTCTCCGGACATTTCCTCGACGTGGTCGCCGGACTGCCGACGCTGAAGGTCTTCGGACGTGCCAAGGCGCAGGCCGAGTCGATCCGCACCATCACCTCGCAGTACCGCAGGGCCACGCTGAAGACGCTCCGGATCGCCTTCCTGTCGTCCTTCGCGCTGGAACTGCTGGCGACCCTGTCCGTGGCCCTGGTCGCGGTGACGATCGGGATGCGGCTCGTCCACGGAGAGCTCGACCTCTATACGGGGCTGGTGATCCTCATCCTGGCGCCCGAGGCCTATCTGCCGATCCGCCAGGTCGGTGCCCAGTACCACGCGGCCGCGGAGGGCCTCTCGGCCGCGGAGGAGATCTTCGCTGTGCTGGAGACCGAGCCCGCGGCCAAGGGATCCCAGGACGTGCCCCAGACCCTGAGGCTGGAACTGGAAGGGGTGACGGTCCGGCACGAGGGCCGGGCGGAGCCCTCGCTGGACAGGGCATCGCTCGTGGTCGAGCAGGGGGAGACCGTCGCCCTGGTCGGTCCCAGCGGGATAGGCAAGTCCACCCTCCTCGACGTGGTGCTCGGATTCACCACGCCCGACGAAGGGCGGGTCCGGGTCGGCGGGACCGCGCTGTCCGCCGTCTCTCCCGAGCGCTGGCGCGAGCAGATCGCCTGGGTGCCCCAGCGCCCCCACCTCTTCGCCGGGACGATCGCGGAGAACGTACGGCTGGCCCGTCCGGACGCGGAGGACGAGGCGGTCGTGACCGCGCTGCGGGAGGCAGGAGCGTACGACTTCGTGGAGGCGCTCCCGGAGGGCACCGGGACGCTGCTGGGCGAGGACGGCGCCGGTCTCTCCGCGGGGCAGCGCCAGCGGCTCGCGCTGGCGCGGGCGTTCCTGGCCGACCGGCCTCTGCTGCTGCTTGACGAACCGACGGCGAGCCTCGACGGGGAGACGGAGGCGGGCATCGTCGACGCGGTACGGAGGCTGGCCGTCGGGCGCACCGTGCTGCTGGTCGTGCACCGGCCGGCGCTGCTCTCGGTCGCGGACCGCGTGGTGGCGCTGGAACCGGTGGCGTCAGGTGCCCTGCCCGGACGGCTGGGCCCGGAGCGCGGGACGGCCCCGGGTGCGGAGCACGCGGCGGCCCAGGATGTTCCCACCGTTCGGGGGAGTGCGGACGGGACCGGAAACGCGGGCGCGATGGAGCCCGTCCTCCGGGACACCACCCCCGGGGCCGGCGGCCGCGTACTGGCCCGGGTCCGGGAGGCCGCGGGCTCCCAGCACCGGAAACTGGGCCTGGCCCTGATGCTGGGCAGCCTCGCCGTGGGCTCGTCCGTCGGGCTCATGGCGGTCTCCGGGTGGCTGATCTCCCGCGCCTCCGAGCAGCCTCCGGTGCTGTACCTGATGGTCGCCGTCACCGCGACCCGGGCCTTCGGCATGGGCCGGGCGGTCTTCCGCTACGCCGAGCGGCTGGTGTCCCACGATGCGGTGCTCAGGATGCTCGCCAAGCTCAGGGTGTCGGTGTACCGGGGCCTGGAGCGCATCGCGCCCGCCGGCCTCCGCACGACGCGCCGGGGCGATCTGCTGTCCCGGCTGGTCTCCGACGTGGACACGCTGCAGGACTACTGGCTGCGCTGGCTGCTGCCCGTGGGAACCGCGCTCGGGGTCGGGGCGGGAGCCGTCGCCTTCACCACATGGATGCTGCCGGAGGCGGGCGCCGTGCTGGCGGCCGGTCTGCTGCTCGCCGGTGTGGGCGTGCCGTGGCTGAGCGGCGCCTGTGCCCGGCGTGCCGAGCGTCGACTGGCGCCCGCCCGGGCCGCTCTGGCGGTGCGGGTCGCCGATCTCCTCGGCGGAACGGCCGAGCTGACCGTCGCGGGTGCGCTGCCCGCCCGGAGGGAGCAGGTGCGCGCGGCGGACACGGTCCTCACGAGGATCGCCGCGCGCGCGGCGGCCGCCACGGCGCTGGGTGGCGGACTCTCCGCCCTGATCTGCGGGCTCACGGTCGTGGGCGCGGCGGTCGTCGCGCTGCCCGCGGTGTTCACCGGACGCCTGGAGGGGGTGGAGCTCGCCGTCGTCGTCCTCACACCGATGGCGGCTTTCGAGGCCGTGACGGGACTGCCGCTCGCGGTCCAGTACCGCCGACGGGTCAGGAGCAGTGCGGAGCGGGTCTTCGAGGTGCTGGACGCTCCTGTGCCGGTCGCCGAACCGGTCGAGCCGGCACAGGCACCCGCTTCACCCTTCCCGCTCGACGTACGAGGGCTGTCGGCCAGGTACGGAGGCGCGGAGCGCGACGCGCTGCACTCCGTCGACCTCACGCTGCACGCCGGTCGGCGGATCGCGGTCGTCGGCACGTCCGGATCCGGAAAGACCACGCTCGCCCAGATCCTGCTCCGCTTCCTGGACGCCCGGGAGGGGACGTACCGTCTCGGCGGTGTCGACGCCTCCGCGCTGGACGCGGACACGGTCCGGACCTTCGTCGGGCTGTGTGCCCAGGACGCCCACGTCTTCGACAGCTCCGTCCGCGAGAATCTGCGGCTCGCGCGCACCGGCGCGACGGACGGCGAACTGCGTGACGCCCTCGCCGCGGCGCGGCTGCTGGACTGGGCCGAGTCCCTGCCCGACGGCCTCGACACGATGGTCGGGGAACACGGTGCCCGGCTCTCGGGCGGTCAGCGGCAGCGGCTGGCGCTGGCCCGCGCGATCCTCGCCGACTTCCCCGTGCTCGTGCTCGACGAGCCCGCGGAGCACCTCGACCTGGCGACGGCGGACGCCCTGACCGCTGACCTGCTGGCCGCCACCGAAGGACGTACGACCGTGCTGATCACCCACCGGCTGGCCGGGCTCGAAGCGGTGGACGAGGTGCTGGTGCTGGACGGTGGCCACGTGGTGCAGCAGGGCCCGTACGCCGAGCTGGCGGCGCAGGACGGTCCGCTGCACCGCATGCTCGCACGCGAACAGGAGCCGGTGCGTACGGGTGTGGAGCGGATGCGGCCGGTGGGAGCGGTGCCGGTGCGCACCTGA
- a CDS encoding metallophosphoesterase translates to MVEGSMTQGAGQEPVVRTATLRDFRVPPYAQVPMEPRPPHPGNVVVGDEPPEGYTPTERDLPVINRGDTVQVRTVPGTRTADGSGRGPLYVVGDVHGYLDELLGALHQQGLVDADGRWAAGNARLWFLGDFTDRGPDGIGVIDLVMRLSAEAAAAGGYCKALMGNHELLLLGAKRFGDTPVNSGAGTATFQAAWLLNGGQKTDMERLQDVHLQWMARLDAVVEEDGHLLMHSDTTAYLDYGSTIEDVNDTVHAILTRNDADECWDLFRKLTKRFAFRDEGGAQAVRELMATYGGQRVVHGHSPIPYLLGEVGSEEGEDVPRPVVDGPHVYAEGLAIAMDGGVTMAGKLLVVQLPLHG, encoded by the coding sequence GTGGTGGAGGGGTCGATGACTCAGGGGGCCGGTCAGGAACCCGTGGTGCGGACAGCGACGTTGCGTGACTTCCGCGTACCGCCGTATGCGCAGGTGCCGATGGAGCCGCGCCCGCCGCACCCGGGCAACGTCGTGGTGGGCGACGAGCCTCCGGAGGGGTACACCCCCACCGAGCGCGACCTGCCTGTGATCAACCGGGGCGACACCGTCCAAGTGCGGACCGTTCCCGGGACGCGGACCGCCGACGGCTCCGGCCGCGGCCCGCTGTACGTCGTCGGCGACGTCCATGGTTACCTGGACGAGCTCCTGGGCGCCCTGCACCAACAGGGCCTCGTCGACGCCGACGGCCGGTGGGCGGCCGGCAACGCCAGGCTCTGGTTCCTCGGCGACTTCACCGACCGCGGTCCGGACGGAATCGGGGTCATCGACCTGGTCATGCGCCTCTCCGCGGAGGCCGCGGCGGCAGGCGGGTACTGCAAGGCCCTCATGGGCAACCACGAACTGCTCCTGCTCGGCGCCAAGCGGTTCGGCGACACCCCGGTGAACTCCGGGGCGGGAACGGCGACCTTCCAGGCCGCCTGGCTGCTCAACGGCGGCCAGAAGACGGACATGGAGCGGCTCCAGGACGTCCATCTCCAGTGGATGGCCCGGCTCGACGCGGTCGTCGAGGAGGACGGGCATCTGCTGATGCACTCCGACACGACGGCGTACCTCGACTACGGGTCCACCATCGAGGACGTCAACGACACGGTGCACGCCATTCTCACGCGGAACGACGCCGACGAGTGCTGGGACCTCTTCCGCAAGCTCACCAAGCGGTTCGCCTTCCGGGACGAGGGCGGCGCACAGGCCGTCCGCGAGCTGATGGCGACGTACGGCGGCCAGCGCGTCGTCCACGGCCACAGCCCCATTCCGTACCTGCTCGGCGAGGTCGGGTCCGAGGAAGGCGAGGACGTGCCCCGGCCCGTGGTCGACGGCCCGCACGTCTACGCGGAGGGGCTCGCCATCGCCATGGACGGCGGAGTGACCATGGCCGGAAAGCTGCTGGTCGTCCAACTTCCCCTGCATGGCTGA
- the cydB gene encoding cytochrome d ubiquinol oxidase subunit II, with protein sequence MELHDVWFVLIAVLWTGYFFLEGFDFGIGVLTKLLARDRKERRVLINTIGPVWDGNEVWLLSAGGATFAAFPEWYATLFSGFYLPLLVILLCLIVRGVAFEYRAKRPEERWQTNWEHAIFWTSLIPAVLWGVAFGNIVRGVKIDADMEYVGNLWDLLNPYAILGGLVTLFLFTFHGSVFAALKTVGDIRERARGLALKLGLATAALALGFLVWTQADNGNGRSMVAMIVAVVSLAVAIGAIAAGREGWSFAFSGVTIAAAVAMLFLTLFPNVMPSSLNDAWNLTVSNASSSPYTLKIMTWCAGIATPVVLLYQGWTYWVFRKRIGTHHIADAH encoded by the coding sequence ATGGAACTCCACGACGTCTGGTTCGTGCTCATCGCCGTCCTGTGGACCGGCTACTTCTTCCTGGAGGGATTCGACTTCGGAATCGGGGTCCTCACCAAGCTGCTGGCCCGGGACCGCAAGGAGCGCCGGGTCCTGATCAACACGATCGGGCCGGTCTGGGACGGGAACGAGGTGTGGCTGCTCAGCGCGGGCGGCGCGACCTTCGCGGCCTTCCCGGAGTGGTACGCCACGTTGTTCTCAGGCTTCTACCTTCCCCTGTTGGTCATCCTGCTCTGCCTGATCGTGCGGGGGGTGGCCTTCGAGTACCGGGCGAAGAGGCCCGAGGAGCGCTGGCAGACCAACTGGGAGCACGCGATCTTCTGGACCTCGCTGATTCCCGCCGTCCTCTGGGGCGTGGCCTTCGGGAACATCGTCCGCGGTGTGAAGATCGACGCCGACATGGAGTACGTCGGCAACCTCTGGGACCTGCTCAACCCCTACGCCATCCTGGGCGGGCTGGTCACGCTGTTCCTCTTCACCTTCCACGGTTCGGTGTTCGCCGCGCTCAAGACGGTCGGGGACATCAGGGAGCGGGCGCGTGGGCTGGCTCTCAAGCTGGGCCTGGCCACCGCGGCTCTCGCTCTGGGTTTCCTCGTCTGGACCCAGGCGGACAACGGCAACGGACGGAGCATGGTGGCCATGATCGTCGCCGTGGTGTCGCTGGCCGTGGCCATCGGGGCCATCGCGGCGGGGCGCGAGGGCTGGTCCTTCGCGTTCTCCGGTGTGACCATCGCGGCGGCGGTCGCGATGCTCTTCCTGACGCTCTTCCCGAACGTCATGCCGTCCTCGCTGAACGACGCCTGGAACCTGACGGTCTCCAATGCCTCGTCCAGCCCGTACACCCTCAAGATCATGACCTGGTGCGCCGGCATCGCGACTCCGGTGGTGCTGCTCTACCAGGGCTGGACGTACTGGGTGTTCCGCAAGCGCATCGGCACGCACCACATCGCCGATGCCCACTGA